The following proteins come from a genomic window of Novosphingobium aromaticivorans DSM 12444:
- a CDS encoding TetR/AcrR family transcriptional regulator, producing MYQKEDAPKFVTDMIMPEREGGYLKGHETRELILRTALTILIEEGYRAMSMRRVAAACDLKFGNLTYHYRSREDLVRAMMDAVIRSYEIEFEDIMHMPGVPPEERLRRMCMLILDDIRSKKTTRFFPELWALSNHDPFVLERIQDLYVRARAPLLEIITEMRPDLPPMDRETVSLFISGSMEGMTIFAGHEKPFEPRMPQIERVAVHAFCNLVKTITSEQIRGLATA from the coding sequence ATGTATCAAAAGGAAGATGCGCCAAAATTCGTGACCGACATGATCATGCCGGAACGCGAAGGGGGGTATCTGAAGGGTCACGAGACCCGAGAGCTGATCCTGCGTACCGCCCTCACCATCCTGATCGAGGAAGGTTACCGGGCCATGTCGATGCGCCGAGTCGCGGCGGCCTGCGACTTGAAATTCGGCAACCTTACCTACCACTATCGCAGCCGCGAGGACCTGGTCCGGGCGATGATGGACGCGGTGATCCGCAGCTACGAGATCGAGTTCGAGGACATCATGCACATGCCCGGGGTCCCGCCCGAAGAGCGCCTGCGCCGCATGTGCATGCTGATCCTCGACGACATCCGCTCGAAGAAGACCACCCGCTTCTTCCCCGAGCTGTGGGCGCTGTCCAATCACGATCCATTCGTGCTCGAACGCATTCAGGATCTCTATGTCCGCGCCCGCGCGCCGCTTCTGGAGATCATCACCGAGATGCGGCCCGACCTGCCACCGATGGACCGCGAGACGGTGTCACTGTTCATATCGGGCTCGATGGAGGGAATGACCATCTTCGCGGGCCACGAAAAGCCGTTCGAACCGCGCATGCCGCAGATCGAGCGAGTGGCGGTCCATGCCTTCTGCAACCTGGTGAAGACGATCACTTCCGAACAGATCAGGGGGTTGGCAACCGCCTGA
- a CDS encoding amine dehydrogenase large subunit, with translation MRLFALALALSVSGAALAATPAAKAPYPKPLPEEPIPASAKLPSQWPASVVLIHDFHFSSIVDGRVMVVDTASTDHPVKGMVRAAQFANMLVSPSRGEILTSETFYSRLTRGERTDAVTIWDMATLQPKGEIVMPGGKRQQSVTYPQLFQFTNGEKWALVANFTPAQSVSVLDIDARKVIAEIDLPGCAQLYPTGERGFTSFCADGSLFSVKLGPDGQAVSSKTVEKVQDIDNQPLFSTPAWVGRTAWFVSYRGQIQAFDFSGDVARPLPGSFNIGTADGAAPEWRPGGWQVIAADGAGKLYVLMSPNGREGSHKDGGTEVWVIDTVKKARVGRIALNGVASAIALTREATPRLVVARGDGTIDVHDPATGALVRSLGTAGGANPIVITAP, from the coding sequence ATGAGGTTGTTTGCGCTGGCCCTTGCCCTTTCCGTTTCCGGTGCGGCGCTCGCCGCAACTCCGGCCGCAAAGGCGCCGTATCCCAAACCTCTGCCGGAGGAGCCCATTCCGGCGTCGGCCAAACTTCCGTCCCAGTGGCCGGCCAGTGTCGTGCTGATCCACGACTTTCATTTCAGCTCGATCGTCGATGGACGGGTCATGGTGGTGGACACCGCGTCGACCGACCATCCGGTGAAGGGCATGGTTCGCGCGGCCCAGTTCGCCAACATGCTGGTCTCGCCTAGCCGTGGCGAGATACTGACGTCCGAGACATTCTATTCCCGGCTCACGCGGGGTGAGCGTACCGACGCCGTGACCATCTGGGACATGGCCACGCTCCAGCCCAAGGGTGAAATCGTCATGCCGGGCGGCAAGCGCCAGCAGTCGGTCACCTATCCGCAGCTCTTCCAGTTCACGAACGGCGAGAAGTGGGCGCTGGTCGCCAACTTCACCCCGGCCCAGTCGGTCAGCGTCCTCGACATCGATGCGCGCAAGGTGATTGCCGAGATCGACCTGCCGGGCTGCGCCCAGCTCTATCCCACCGGCGAACGTGGATTTACCAGCTTCTGCGCCGATGGCTCGCTGTTCAGCGTCAAGCTTGGCCCTGATGGCCAGGCGGTCTCGTCGAAGACGGTCGAGAAGGTGCAGGACATCGACAACCAGCCGCTGTTCAGCACGCCCGCGTGGGTCGGCAGGACTGCATGGTTCGTCAGCTATCGCGGGCAGATCCAGGCTTTCGATTTCTCGGGTGACGTGGCGCGCCCGCTTCCCGGCAGCTTCAACATCGGCACTGCCGATGGCGCCGCCCCCGAATGGCGTCCGGGCGGCTGGCAGGTCATCGCCGCCGATGGCGCGGGCAAGCTCTACGTCCTGATGAGCCCTAACGGGCGCGAGGGCAGCCACAAGGACGGCGGCACCGAGGTCTGGGTCATCGACACGGTGAAGAAGGCCCGCGTGGGCCGGATCGCGCTCAACGGGGTCGCGTCTGCGATCGCGCTGACCCGCGAGGCGACGCCCCGCCTGGTCGTTGCGCGCGGGGATGGCACCATCGATGTTCACGACCCGGCGACCGGCGCGCTCGTGCGCTCGCTCGGCACTGCCGGCGGTGCCAATCCCATCGTCATCACGGCACCCTGA
- a CDS encoding MauE/DoxX family redox-associated membrane protein, with protein sequence MAALPLFLALLLGGSALHKALQHERLASVAGRLSGLRGQGLLALIAAGTVELVAAVCLFVPDLRATGALIAAVLWSGYAAALFRLRGQTLDCGCDLVAREKAVDAPLVARPLVLAGFAFLVSTLPAAPFGLDAPFAAAGLLALYLGASEILAIPHPRWRKS encoded by the coding sequence GTGGCCGCGCTCCCCCTCTTTCTTGCGCTTCTGCTGGGCGGTTCCGCCCTGCACAAGGCGCTCCAGCACGAAAGGCTGGCAAGCGTCGCGGGCAGGCTGTCCGGTTTGCGCGGCCAGGGCCTGCTTGCCCTGATCGCCGCCGGCACGGTGGAACTGGTCGCGGCTGTCTGCCTGTTCGTGCCGGACTTGCGAGCCACCGGCGCACTCATCGCGGCGGTTCTATGGTCGGGATATGCCGCCGCGCTGTTCCGGCTGCGCGGGCAGACGCTTGATTGCGGTTGCGATCTCGTCGCCCGTGAAAAGGCTGTCGACGCGCCGCTCGTCGCCCGTCCCCTGGTGCTCGCCGGGTTTGCATTTCTCGTATCCACCCTGCCGGCGGCGCCGTTCGGGCTCGACGCTCCGTTCGCCGCCGCCGGACTTCTTGCGCTCTATCTGGGCGCTTCGGAAATCCTTGCCATTCCCCATCCTCGCTGGAGGAAGTCGTGA
- a CDS encoding thioredoxin fold domain-containing protein: MLTSQILLWTAVIVEGLLIAALARQVGILHERIAPAGALTLHQNVKIGETASPMTVTTIEGAPVEIGGKRDGRSQLLFFASPDCPVCKSLLPVVRSAATAEADWLDIVIAGDGSKAEYQRLRDLNGLENVPTVLSEALGRAFGVSKLPYAVLLDEAGRVASLGLVNSREHLESLFEAKERGVASIQDFLARRQKEA, translated from the coding sequence ATGCTGACGTCCCAGATCCTGTTGTGGACCGCCGTTATCGTCGAGGGCCTGCTGATCGCGGCGCTTGCCCGTCAGGTCGGCATTCTCCACGAACGCATTGCCCCGGCAGGGGCCCTGACACTGCACCAGAATGTGAAGATCGGCGAGACCGCCAGCCCGATGACGGTCACCACCATCGAGGGCGCCCCGGTCGAGATCGGTGGCAAGCGGGACGGGCGCAGCCAGCTTCTGTTCTTCGCCTCGCCCGACTGCCCGGTGTGCAAGTCGCTGCTCCCCGTGGTCCGTTCTGCGGCAACCGCCGAGGCCGACTGGCTGGACATCGTGATCGCTGGCGACGGTTCCAAGGCGGAGTACCAGCGCCTGCGTGACCTGAACGGCCTCGAAAATGTTCCGACCGTCCTTTCCGAAGCCCTTGGCCGCGCCTTCGGCGTCTCGAAGCTGCCCTACGCGGTCCTGCTCGACGAAGCCGGGCGCGTTGCTTCGCTCGGCCTCGTCAACAGCCGCGAACACCTTGAAAGCCTTTTCGAGGCCAAGGAGCGGGGCGTGGCCTCGATCCAGGATTTCCTCGCCCGCCGCCAGAAGGAGGCCTGA
- a CDS encoding methylamine dehydrogenase light chain — protein MAGFDKWTERLARGVARRSSRRSTLAWLGAAITGAAAFPVLPVARAASGSPHGGGGATHAPISSGNPQDPGDQSSCDYWRYCAIDGFLCSCCGGTVNSCPPGTEMSPITWIGTCTNPADNRAYVISYNDCCGTSSCGQCLCNRNEGDRPQVRPQSNNDYNWCLGTESSVYNCSTAVIVGVALDAPK, from the coding sequence ATGGCCGGTTTCGACAAGTGGACTGAACGCCTTGCCCGCGGCGTCGCCCGCCGCAGTTCTCGCCGCAGCACGCTAGCCTGGCTGGGCGCCGCGATCACCGGTGCCGCTGCTTTCCCCGTGCTTCCCGTGGCCCGCGCGGCCAGCGGATCGCCGCACGGGGGAGGGGGCGCAACCCATGCTCCCATCTCGTCTGGCAATCCGCAGGATCCGGGCGACCAGTCGAGCTGCGATTACTGGCGCTATTGCGCGATCGACGGCTTTCTCTGCTCCTGCTGCGGCGGCACGGTGAACTCCTGCCCGCCGGGAACCGAGATGTCGCCGATCACCTGGATCGGCACCTGCACCAACCCCGCCGACAACCGCGCCTATGTGATCAGCTACAACGACTGCTGCGGCACCTCTTCGTGCGGCCAGTGCCTTTGCAACCGCAACGAGGGCGACCGCCCGCAGGTGCGGCCGCAGTCGAACAACGACTACAACTGGTGCCTGGGCACCGAAAGCAGCGTCTACAACTGCTCGACGGCGGTGATTGTCGGCGTCGCGCTGGACGCGCCGAAATGA
- a CDS encoding c-type cytochrome, which yields MKALFGLVPAAALLALALPADAAPDGATVFARCAACHTRTGAGVPGAYPPLGADFRALAAKSAGRRYLALAVIKGLSGPITVEGKPYRGVMPAQVLDDATTAAVLNHVGTQIAKTGPAFKPFTDKEVAGHRASGSGLSAADVAKLHAGVGGK from the coding sequence ATGAAGGCGCTTTTCGGCCTCGTCCCCGCGGCTGCGCTGCTCGCGCTCGCATTGCCGGCGGATGCCGCGCCCGATGGAGCGACGGTCTTTGCCCGCTGCGCGGCTTGCCACACACGCACCGGCGCGGGCGTTCCGGGCGCCTATCCCCCGCTGGGTGCCGATTTCCGCGCGCTGGCCGCCAAGTCCGCCGGCCGCCGCTATCTCGCGCTCGCGGTGATCAAGGGGCTTTCGGGGCCGATCACCGTGGAAGGCAAGCCCTATCGCGGCGTCATGCCAGCCCAGGTGCTGGACGATGCGACGACTGCTGCCGTCCTCAACCACGTCGGCACGCAGATTGCGAAGACGGGCCCTGCCTTCAAGCCCTTCACCGACAAGGAGGTGGCCGGGCACCGGGCATCGGGTTCCGGCCTCTCCGCCGCTGATGTCGCCAAACTCCATGCCGGGGTAGGCGGGAAATGA
- a CDS encoding TonB-dependent receptor: MRERLYRGIALAGVAAASIFAAAPVLAQEVQSDRAVPDGEIVVTATKRAESLQSVPISVSAIGGDTLAKARVGSVDSLVTKVANLQLTSIVGDNTPIFALRGVSMSDYSLNQSSPVATYYDEVYKGNFAFLGVTMFDLERVEVLRGPQGTLYGKNTTGGAVNIIANSAKLGETSGYFSAGYGNYDRFDLNGAVNVPLGEKAALRIAGTYARADGWFKNVVPGKPDLASTDEYAIRGTLNFEASDTVRFVLRASTSYQNPQNYGIYAQPEDVNRPGLDRWEIASNIATKRKARTYSVALTSNFDVSDTLTVTSITSWDKGNLFFYEDTDGTASQLLEIPYTDRATQFAQDLRLTSDTGGPFDFILGAYFNREKVYNETAFEIGKDIDLTGDNIVTADDCVEGLTNEDGSDDGIACLFRNRFDQVKKSYAIYSDLKYQVTDAVTLRGGLRYTHDTGRQSGFRSDALGVDGSEVANLIPLSSLSYSQDNLSGKIGLDYKLADGNLLYASVSRGYRAPSFNAQAFFDPSELSVAKPEQVTSYEVGAKTQFLDRRITLNVAGFYYDYRNQQFINVDPVLGSQTLLNIPKSRIYGGEAELTIRASDRLTLHSGMGVLATKIQRGSVSGVDVSGNRLSNAPTFTFNATIDLTLVDGDMGKLSVHPDVAYQSSQFFEVLNIPRLRQTSYALVGGHIDWESADGRFNASVWGKNLSNKFYFTSRVDLLAGFGFDYNHIGNPRTYGVTVGAKF, encoded by the coding sequence ATGAGGGAACGTCTTTACCGTGGAATCGCGCTGGCAGGGGTAGCCGCCGCATCCATTTTCGCCGCAGCGCCCGTATTGGCGCAGGAAGTGCAATCCGACAGGGCCGTGCCCGACGGCGAGATCGTCGTGACCGCAACCAAGCGTGCGGAAAGCCTGCAATCGGTCCCCATCTCGGTCTCGGCCATCGGCGGCGATACGCTTGCCAAGGCGCGGGTCGGCAGCGTGGACAGCCTGGTGACCAAGGTCGCCAATCTTCAGCTCACGTCGATCGTGGGCGACAACACGCCGATCTTCGCGCTGCGCGGCGTATCGATGTCCGACTACAGCCTCAACCAGTCGAGCCCCGTCGCAACCTATTACGACGAAGTCTACAAGGGCAACTTCGCCTTCCTCGGCGTCACCATGTTCGACCTTGAGCGCGTCGAGGTACTGCGCGGGCCGCAGGGCACGCTCTATGGCAAGAACACCACCGGCGGCGCGGTCAACATCATCGCCAACAGTGCGAAGCTGGGCGAGACCAGCGGCTATTTCAGCGCCGGCTATGGCAACTATGACCGCTTCGACCTCAACGGCGCGGTCAACGTGCCGCTGGGCGAAAAGGCGGCCCTGCGCATCGCGGGCACTTATGCCCGGGCCGATGGCTGGTTCAAGAACGTGGTCCCGGGCAAGCCCGATCTCGCCTCGACCGACGAGTACGCCATCCGAGGCACGCTGAACTTCGAGGCGAGCGATACCGTCCGCTTCGTCCTGCGCGCGTCGACCAGCTACCAGAACCCGCAGAACTATGGCATCTATGCCCAGCCCGAAGACGTCAATCGCCCCGGTCTCGACCGCTGGGAGATCGCCTCGAACATCGCCACCAAGCGCAAGGCGCGCACCTATTCGGTCGCGCTTACCAGCAACTTCGACGTGTCGGATACGCTGACCGTCACCAGCATCACCTCGTGGGACAAGGGCAACCTGTTCTTCTACGAGGACACCGACGGCACCGCCTCGCAACTGCTCGAAATCCCCTATACCGACCGCGCCACCCAGTTCGCGCAGGACCTGCGCCTGACCAGCGACACCGGTGGCCCGTTCGATTTCATCCTCGGCGCCTACTTCAACCGCGAGAAGGTCTACAACGAGACTGCCTTCGAGATCGGCAAGGACATTGACCTTACCGGCGACAACATCGTCACGGCAGACGACTGCGTCGAAGGCCTGACCAACGAAGATGGCAGCGACGATGGCATCGCCTGCCTCTTCCGCAACCGCTTCGACCAGGTGAAGAAGAGCTACGCGATCTATTCGGACCTCAAGTACCAGGTCACCGATGCGGTGACCCTGCGTGGCGGCCTGCGCTATACCCACGATACGGGCCGGCAGAGCGGCTTCCGCTCCGATGCGCTGGGCGTCGACGGGTCCGAGGTGGCCAACCTGATCCCCTTGTCCTCGCTCAGCTATTCGCAGGACAACCTCTCCGGGAAGATCGGCCTCGACTACAAGCTGGCCGATGGCAACCTGCTCTACGCCAGCGTCAGCCGGGGCTACCGCGCGCCCAGCTTCAACGCGCAGGCCTTCTTCGATCCGTCGGAGCTTTCGGTCGCCAAGCCCGAGCAGGTGACCTCGTACGAAGTCGGCGCGAAGACGCAGTTCCTCGACCGCCGCATCACGCTCAACGTGGCCGGGTTCTACTACGACTACCGCAACCAGCAGTTCATCAACGTCGACCCGGTACTGGGCTCGCAGACGCTGCTGAACATTCCCAAGTCGCGCATCTATGGCGGCGAGGCCGAGCTGACGATCCGCGCCAGCGACCGGCTGACCCTGCACAGCGGCATGGGCGTCCTTGCCACAAAGATCCAGCGCGGCAGCGTGAGCGGCGTGGACGTTTCCGGCAACCGCCTGTCCAACGCACCGACCTTTACCTTCAACGCCACGATCGACCTGACGCTGGTCGATGGCGACATGGGCAAGCTCTCGGTCCACCCGGACGTGGCCTACCAGTCGAGCCAGTTCTTCGAAGTGCTCAACATCCCCCGCCTGCGCCAGACTTCCTACGCGCTGGTCGGCGGGCACATCGACTGGGAAAGCGCCGACGGGCGCTTCAATGCCTCGGTCTGGGGCAAGAACCTGTCCAACAAGTTCTACTTCACCTCGCGCGTGGACCTGCTGGCGGGCTTCGGCTTCGACTACAACCACATCGGCAATCCGCGCACTTACGGCGTGACAGTGGGCGCGAAGTTCTGA
- a CDS encoding aldehyde dehydrogenase family protein, producing the protein MADYKLLIGGNLVDGDMTMDVINPATGEPFCTVPRASAAQADAAIAAAKAAVPGWSAVPWAGRQAKLIELADAIAARKDEIARVLTMEQGKPLAEALGELAWTDGYLRHYATLELPDRVIQDDESGYIAVRHRPLGVVVGIIAWNFPLLVACWKIGPAVLAGNAIVLKPAPTTPVCALILGEICRDVFPAGVVNIITDANDLGPHLTAHPDVAKVGFTGSTATGKRIAASGADTLKRVTLELGGNDPAIVLEDVDVRETAQAIFGNAFLNNGQVCLAVKRAYVHSDIYDAMCGELARLAQAAVVDDGLQQGTQIGPIQNAMQFEKVKGFLDAAREEGTIVAGGEVMERAGYFIRPTIVRDVTDGDRIVDEEQFGPILPLIRFDDVEDVIARANASDYGLGGSVWSKDVARAADIASRIESGQVWVNQHIAIGPHIPMAGFKSSGLGVEQSVEGLAEYTQTQVVNIKR; encoded by the coding sequence ATGGCTGACTACAAGCTGCTGATCGGCGGCAACCTCGTCGATGGCGACATGACGATGGACGTGATCAACCCGGCCACGGGGGAGCCGTTCTGCACGGTTCCCCGCGCCTCCGCTGCCCAGGCCGACGCCGCCATTGCGGCGGCGAAGGCGGCAGTGCCCGGCTGGTCTGCCGTGCCGTGGGCCGGACGGCAGGCCAAGCTCATCGAACTTGCCGACGCAATTGCCGCCCGCAAGGACGAGATCGCGCGCGTGCTGACGATGGAGCAGGGCAAGCCGCTGGCCGAAGCCTTGGGCGAACTCGCCTGGACGGACGGATACCTGCGCCACTACGCCACCCTGGAATTGCCGGACCGGGTGATCCAGGATGACGAAAGTGGCTACATAGCGGTCAGGCATCGGCCGCTCGGGGTTGTCGTGGGCATCATCGCCTGGAACTTCCCCTTGCTCGTCGCCTGCTGGAAGATCGGGCCTGCGGTGCTCGCCGGCAACGCCATCGTCCTCAAGCCCGCGCCGACCACGCCGGTTTGCGCACTGATCCTGGGCGAGATCTGCCGCGACGTGTTCCCGGCGGGCGTCGTCAACATCATCACCGACGCCAACGATCTCGGCCCGCACCTGACGGCTCATCCGGATGTCGCGAAGGTGGGCTTCACCGGTTCGACCGCCACGGGCAAGCGCATTGCCGCAAGCGGCGCCGACACGCTGAAGCGCGTGACGCTGGAGCTCGGCGGCAACGATCCCGCCATCGTGCTCGAAGACGTCGACGTGCGCGAAACCGCGCAGGCGATCTTCGGCAATGCCTTCCTCAACAACGGTCAGGTCTGCCTCGCGGTCAAGCGGGCCTATGTCCACTCCGACATCTACGACGCGATGTGCGGCGAACTGGCGCGGCTGGCGCAAGCGGCCGTCGTCGACGACGGCTTGCAGCAGGGCACCCAGATCGGCCCGATCCAGAACGCCATGCAGTTCGAGAAGGTCAAGGGCTTCCTCGATGCCGCGCGCGAGGAAGGGACCATCGTGGCAGGTGGCGAGGTCATGGAACGCGCCGGCTACTTCATTCGCCCGACCATCGTGCGCGACGTGACCGACGGCGACCGCATCGTCGACGAGGAACAGTTCGGACCGATCCTGCCGCTGATCCGTTTCGACGATGTCGAGGACGTCATCGCCCGCGCCAACGCCTCGGACTACGGGCTTGGCGGTTCGGTCTGGTCGAAGGACGTCGCCCGCGCGGCCGATATCGCCTCGCGCATCGAAAGCGGTCAGGTCTGGGTCAACCAGCACATCGCCATCGGCCCGCACATCCCGATGGCCGGCTTCAAGAGCAGCGGTCTGGGCGTCGAGCAGTCGGTCGAGGGCCTTGCCGAATATACTCAGACCCAAGTGGTGAACATCAAGCGATGA
- a CDS encoding AMP-binding protein has translation MTQLSYAKGPADEPLLEKTIGQALRDAAALWGDELALVSRHQQIRWTWAQLDAEVDRIATGLLDRGVAKGDRVGIWAPNCAEWTVLQFATARIGAILVTINPAYRTSEVEYALNKVGCTFLVTAARFKTSDYVAMLRELGPDKLPGVSCMVVLGADRHDGFEPWEALRAEPDAARLAAAEAALNQNDAINIQFTSGTTGFPKGATLTHRNILNNGHFTARTIKLTQRDRICIPVPLYHCFGMVLGNLAALASGAAMVYPGEAYDPQLALAAVAEEGCTALYGVPTMFITILAQPDLDRYDVSTLRTGIMAGSPCPVSTMRQVMDRLNMTEVTIGYGMTETSPLTTQTATDDPLEERVGTVGRVHPHAEAKIVGLDGETLPIGQQGEYCSRGYAVMLGYWDDPEKTAEAIDGEGWMHSGDLATMDEHGYVRITGRIKDMIIRGGENIYPREIEEFLLTHPAVQDAQVFGVSDEKFGEEVCAWVIARSGHALSHDDILAHCKGRIAHYKVPRHVRVVEAFAMTVTGKAQKFEMRKMMEAELTRTG, from the coding sequence ATGACGCAGTTGTCCTACGCGAAGGGGCCCGCCGACGAGCCCCTTCTTGAAAAGACCATCGGCCAGGCACTGCGCGATGCGGCGGCGCTCTGGGGCGACGAGCTTGCCCTGGTATCGCGCCACCAGCAGATCCGCTGGACCTGGGCCCAGCTCGACGCAGAGGTCGATCGTATCGCCACGGGCCTGCTCGACAGGGGCGTGGCCAAGGGCGACCGTGTCGGCATATGGGCGCCGAACTGCGCGGAATGGACCGTCCTCCAGTTCGCGACCGCGCGGATCGGTGCGATCCTCGTTACCATCAATCCCGCCTATCGCACCAGCGAGGTCGAGTACGCGCTGAACAAGGTCGGCTGCACCTTCCTTGTCACCGCCGCGCGCTTCAAGACCAGCGACTATGTGGCGATGCTGCGCGAACTGGGGCCGGACAAGCTGCCGGGCGTAAGCTGCATGGTCGTGCTCGGCGCGGATCGCCACGACGGCTTCGAGCCATGGGAGGCCCTGCGTGCCGAACCGGACGCCGCACGCCTTGCCGCCGCCGAGGCTGCGCTGAACCAGAACGATGCGATCAACATCCAGTTCACCAGCGGCACCACCGGCTTTCCCAAGGGCGCCACGCTCACCCATCGCAACATCCTCAACAACGGCCATTTCACCGCCCGCACGATCAAGCTGACCCAGCGCGACCGCATCTGCATCCCGGTGCCGCTCTACCACTGCTTCGGCATGGTCCTGGGCAATCTTGCCGCGCTCGCCAGCGGGGCGGCGATGGTCTACCCCGGCGAGGCCTACGATCCGCAGCTTGCGCTCGCGGCGGTGGCCGAGGAGGGCTGCACCGCGCTCTATGGCGTGCCGACGATGTTCATCACCATCCTCGCGCAGCCGGACCTTGACCGCTACGACGTATCGACCTTGCGCACCGGCATCATGGCCGGCTCGCCTTGCCCGGTCAGCACGATGCGCCAGGTCATGGACCGCCTCAACATGACCGAGGTGACCATCGGCTATGGCATGACCGAGACCAGTCCGCTCACCACCCAGACAGCGACCGACGATCCGCTGGAAGAGCGCGTCGGCACTGTCGGCCGTGTCCATCCCCATGCCGAGGCGAAGATCGTCGGGCTCGATGGCGAAACGCTGCCCATCGGCCAGCAGGGCGAATACTGCTCGCGCGGATATGCCGTCATGCTGGGTTACTGGGACGATCCGGAAAAGACAGCAGAAGCCATCGACGGCGAGGGCTGGATGCATTCCGGCGATCTCGCGACGATGGACGAACATGGCTATGTCCGTATCACCGGCCGCATCAAGGACATGATCATCCGCGGCGGTGAGAATATCTACCCGCGTGAAATTGAGGAGTTTCTCCTCACCCATCCCGCCGTTCAGGATGCGCAGGTCTTCGGCGTTTCGGACGAGAAGTTCGGCGAGGAAGTCTGCGCCTGGGTCATCGCGCGGTCCGGCCACGCGCTCTCGCACGACGATATCCTCGCCCACTGCAAGGGCCGCATCGCACACTACAAGGTGCCGCGCCATGTCCGCGTGGTCGAAGCCTTCGCCATGACAGTCACCGGCAAGGCGCAGAAGTTCGAGATGCGCAAGATGATGGAAGCCGAACTCACGCGCACGGGCTGA
- a CDS encoding Ku protein, whose product MAARAFWQGQLRLALVSIPVEVYPATRSGAAISFHQIHEPSGKRIRYEKVAPGVGPVDREEIVKGYEVSRGNYVLLDDEEIESVRIESRKTLELVQFVDAAEVDVLYYEKPYFVVPADDLAEDAYIVLREALRTTGKVGLGQLSVRGREQLVSIKPCGRGLVMEVLRYADEVQRAQNWFRDIPARDADPELLDLAASLIEKKTAKFAPEQFHDRYVDALHALIEKKVKAKGKRIVEDPEADAAPSGGNVIDLMAALKKSLGEGNAGEGEGRPRRKAAAPRARKRA is encoded by the coding sequence GTGGCCGCGCGCGCCTTCTGGCAAGGGCAGCTTCGCCTGGCGCTGGTCTCGATCCCGGTCGAGGTCTACCCCGCCACGCGAAGTGGCGCTGCCATCAGCTTCCACCAGATCCACGAACCCAGCGGCAAGCGCATCCGCTATGAAAAGGTCGCGCCCGGCGTGGGGCCGGTCGACCGCGAGGAGATCGTCAAGGGCTACGAGGTCTCGCGGGGAAACTACGTCCTGCTCGACGACGAGGAGATCGAATCCGTCCGCATCGAAAGCCGCAAGACGCTTGAACTCGTCCAGTTCGTCGATGCCGCCGAAGTCGACGTGCTCTACTACGAAAAGCCCTATTTCGTGGTCCCCGCCGACGATCTTGCCGAGGACGCCTACATCGTCCTGCGCGAAGCGTTGCGGACCACCGGCAAGGTCGGGCTCGGCCAGCTTTCGGTGCGCGGGCGCGAACAGCTCGTCTCGATCAAGCCCTGCGGACGCGGCCTCGTCATGGAAGTGCTGCGCTATGCCGACGAGGTGCAGCGCGCGCAGAACTGGTTCCGCGACATTCCCGCGCGCGATGCCGACCCCGAACTGCTCGATCTCGCCGCCAGCCTGATCGAGAAGAAGACCGCGAAGTTCGCGCCCGAACAATTCCACGACCGCTACGTCGACGCGCTCCACGCGCTCATCGAGAAGAAGGTCAAGGCCAAGGGCAAGCGCATCGTCGAGGACCCGGAAGCCGACGCGGCGCCCAGCGGCGGCAACGTCATCGACCTCATGGCTGCGCTCAAGAAGTCGCTGGGCGAGGGCAATGCCGGGGAAGGCGAGGGCCGTCCTCGCCGCAAGGCCGCCGCGCCCCGCGCACGCAAGCGGGCGTGA